CGGCTCGCGGGCGAGGGCGGCGAGGGCCTCCTCCAGCATGGCGGCGACGCGCGGCAGGTCCATCAGCGGCAGGCTGTCGACCCACGCCTGGACCCGCGCCGGCCGCCGCTCCACCAGCGGATTGGCGTAGGCCCGCGGTTCGGGCACCGTGGGGAGGAAGGGCGCGCTCACGATCCCGTGCGGGCCGCGGCGGGCCCGTCCAGGCGGCCGCGCAGGTCCACCGCCACGGCGCCGTCGGGGCCGGGGCGGCCGAGGCCGGCGAGGAGGCGATGCAGGCGGGGCGATGCGCCGGCGCGCGGTGCGATGCGCCCGCGCAGGGTCCAGCCGCCGTCCGCCCTGAGGCGGGCCGCGAGGGCCACCTGGAGCGGCCCGCCGCGGTCGGCGACCAGCGCCTCGAGCCCGTCCGCGGTGGGGCGCAGGTCGGCCGCGAGCTCGCCGAGGGGCTCGCCGGCGAGGCGCGCCCGCCGCCACAGGACCCGGCCGCGCGCAGCGCGCGGCCGCAAGGGTCTGAGCGAGGCGAGCTCGAGGGCCTCGATGTCGGCCTCGATACGGCCCTGCGGACGCAGCGCCGCAAGCCCGAGCGGTCCGGCCAGCGCGGCGGCCTCGGCGCCCAGCTGCACCGGCCCGGCGCGCAGTCGGCCTGCGGCGGTGACGCCGAGACGCCCGTCGAGGACCGCGCCCTCGAGCTCGGCGGCAAGCTGCAGGGCGGCCTCGCCCCGCGCGAGGGCGGCCGGCGCCGGCGCCCAGCGCAGCCGCGCGAGGCGGATCCCGCCCACCTCCAGTCCGGTGGCCTCGCCGCGCCAGACGGTGCCGCGGGCGGCCTCGGCCGCCACCGGCCAGCGCGCCGCGGCCCGCTCCAGCGCCACCTGCGCCGGCAGGGTGGCGGCGAGGGCGACGGCGTAGAGGGCCGCCAGGGGCAGCAGATACCGGAGCAGCAGCCGCCTCATGCCGGACGCTCCAGGCGCAGGCGCGCCGAGACCCGCCCCGGGGCCTCGCCGCGGCCGACCCCGAGGCGGGCCGCCACGAGGCCGTGGCGGGCCTCGAGGGTCGCCAGCCACGACACGAGGGCGTCGAAGGGGGCGTCGGCGAGCTCCACCTCCACCGCGGTCTCGCCCTCTGGGCGCAGGCGCGTCACGTGGGCACCGAGCCCGGCCTCGCGCGCGCTGCGCTCCACCGCCGGCAGCAGGGCCTCGCCGTCGTGCGCCGGCGTGCGTGCGCGCAGGGCGCGGATCTCGGCCGCCATCGCCTCCATGCGCGCCAGGGTCTGCGCCCGCAGCGCGAGGCGGTGCGCGGCGGCGGCGCGGGCCTTCCCGAGGGGCGCCCACACCGCGAGGTGGAAGACGAGGGCGGCCGCCGCGGCGGCGCCGAGGGCGAGGAAGGCGCGCTCGCGCGGGGTGCGCTCCGCGAGCCAGGACCTCATGCCGTCCCCCGCAGGCGCAGCCGGCCCTGCACGCGGTCCTCGCGGCGCGAGGCCGAGACCACCTCCGCGGCGAGCCCATCGAGGGCGGCGAGGCGGCGGCGCAGGGCCTCCACCGCCTCCAGCGAGGGCGCCGCGAGGTCGAGCTCCAGGACGCCGTCGCGGTAGCGCAGGCCTTCCACGGTGACGCCGTCGCGCGCGAGCACCGGGGCGGCGGCGGCGAGCAGCGGCAGCAGCCCGCCGCCGCGCCCGGCGGCCCGCCGCAGGGCCTCGAGCTGCTGGCGCATCTGCGCCTCCGGATCGACCATGCGCCGCACCTCGGGTAGGGCCTCGCGAAAGACGGTCTCGATGCGGGCGGCGAGGGCGCGCTCGGCGGCCTCGAGACGGGCGAGCTCGACCGCGCGCAGTGCCGTGGCCGCGGCCAGGGCGACGAGGAGCAGCGCCGCCGCCGCCCGCCACGGCCGCAGCACCTGCGCAAGGTGGGCCTCGGCGCCGAAGCGCCCCTGGAGGAGGTCCGGGGCGGTGCCCGCGCGGGGCGCCATCCACGCCAGCGGGGGCCCCGCCAGGGGCTCGGCCTGCGCCGCCGGGTCGGGCGGCGGCGCCCCGGGGGCGAGATGCAGGCGCAGCCGCCGCCCCTCGGCCGCCAGACGCGCGAGGAGGGCGGCGGCCGCCTCCCGCTCGAGGGCGAAGCCCCCCTCCGGGGTCCGCACCACCGCGCGCGCGGGCTCCAGCAGGGCCGTCACCGTGCCGGCCTCGGCGGGCAGCAGCGCCGGCTCCGGCACCGCCCGCACCGGGCGCAGCCCCTGTCCCTGCAGGGCCTCGAGGAGGGCGGCGAGATCGCGCTGCGCCACCACCGCGGCGAGCACCTCCCCGCCGCGGCGCACGGCGGCGAAATGCAGCCGTTCGACGTCGTCCGCGAGCCGCTCCTCGAGGGCGTAGGGCAGGGCGGCGCGCAGCTGGGCCGCGCGCCGCGCCGGCAGCGCCACGCGGTGGACCTGCGCCGTCTCTCCGGGCACCACCAGCACCGGACGCGTGCCGCGGGCCGCCGCCGCCGCCTCGGCGGGTGTGCCCTCGCCGGCGGCGCCATCATCGCGCCACCAGTCCCAGCGGCCGTCCGCCCGGGGGCGCAGCAGCGTCAGCCGGGCCACGGCAGACCTCCCCGGCCCGCGGCCACGACCCGCACGCGGCCGTCGTCGCCGCGGTGCAGGAGGGTGCGCTGCCGTACCGCCGTCCGCCCGACGCGGGCCTCGGCGTGGACGAGGAAGTAGGCGCTGCCCACGGCGAGGCCGTCGGCACGGAGGCCCAGCCCCGCCAGCGGCGGCGCGCGCAGGAAAGTCTCGACGCGGTCCCAGCCCTCGGCGCCGCGGGCCTCGACGAGGGCGCGCGCGGTGTCGGCGTCGATGCCGTCGGCGAGGGACCGCAGCACCTCCGGGGTCGCGGTGTTGACGTTGACGGGCGTCGGCTCCGGCAGCGCGGTGACGTGGGGGGCGAGGCGGCGGCGGGTCTCGGCGTCGAAGCCGGCCACCAGGGCCAGCTCGGCGATGCCCTGCATGGGGCCGTTGGCGGCATGATAGGGCGGGTCCATGGCGCCGTAGGTCTCGTCCTCGGCGCCGCCGGTGCCGTGGGGCTCGGTGTCGGGGTCGATCCAGTCGACGACGGCGTCGGCGAGGGCCGGGTCGAGCTCGAGGACGCGCAGTAGCCTGCGCAGGCGCTCCACCTCCGCCTCGCGGGGGCGCCCCTCCTCGTCCACGAGATTGTTGAGGTTGAGCCGCCCCTGCATGTCCTCAATGTATCCGGACACCGCGCCGCCTTCCACCGCGAGCGGCGGCAGCCGCCGCGCCCAGTCCTCGCCCGGATGGTCCACCGGCCCCTCGTCGCGGTCGCGCGCGAGGATGCGCCCGGCCCAGGCGACGGCGGCGCGGGCGTACTCGGCGGCCTGCAGCCGCTGCACCACGAGCTCGGTGCGGCGCACCGCCACCTGCCCGCGCCAGGCCGCCGCGGCCGCCGCCGTCGCCGCGAGCGCCACCACCAGCATCGCCAGCACCAGGGCCATGCCCCGCTCGCGTCCCATGCCTATCCCCCCGCCAGGGCCACGAGACGGCGGATGCGGCCGTGGCGGGCGTGCTCCAGGACGAGCTCCACCGCCCGCGGCAGCCTCCCCGCCGCATCCTCCGGCGGCCAGGCCTCGCGCCAGGCGCCGGCGTCGTCGAGGTAGCGCCAGCGCAGGGCGGTAACGCCGTCGAGGAGCGGGCGTGCGGCGGGCCGGGCGGACGTATCCGGCAGCGGCCGGTGCTGGCGCACGAGCCGTTCGCCCTCCAGCCGCCAGGTCACCCGCGCGAGGGGGCGCGGGTCCCCGCCCGGAGGCGTCAGCCCGCGGACCCGGGTCAGCGCCAGCCGCGCCCCGTCGCCGGCGAGGGCCGGCAGCTCCAGGCCGAAGGCGTCGCGACGGACCCCCGGCGCGGCCTGGGCGAGGTCGTCCTCGAGGAGGGTGAGGGTGCGCTGCAGCGCGGCCAGCGCCTCGGCCGCCTCCGCGGTGCCGGCGCGCGTCGTCGTCACCGCGTCCAGCCCGCCCCAGGCCATGGCCGCCATGAGGGCGAGCAGGGCCAGGGCCACCAGGAGCTCGAGGAGGGTGAAGCCGCGGCTCATGGGCGGGCGAGGAAGGCGACGAGGCGGGTCGCGGTCTGCGCCGGCGCCTCCTCCGGCGCCACCGCCACCTCGAGCCGGCGCAGATCCGGGTCCGGGGTGCGGCTGACGGTGAGCACCCAGCGCCAGGCCCGCCGCCCCATGACGGCGGTGCCGTCGCTGCGCCCGGGGTCGGGCCAGGCGCCGAGGGCGCGCTGCTCGGCGACGAGGTTGGCGGCCACCCACTGGGCGAGGGTGCGGGTCTCGAGCCGGGCCTGCGCCGCCGCGGCGGCGGAGACCGCGCGCACGGCGGCGCCCAGCGCGATGGCGAGCACCGCCAGCGCCACCAGCACCTCGACGAGGGTGAAGCCGCGCCCGCGCATCAGGAGCCCGCATCGAGGCGCAGGCGCCCCTCCTCGTCGAGGCCGACCGAGGCCTCCAGGGCGCCCGCGCGGAGCACGGCGCGGAAAGGGGGCAGGTCGCCCGTGGTGTCGAGCACCACCGGCAGCCCCTCCCCGTCCTCGGGGGCCGCCTTCACCGGCCGCGGCAGCCGCCGCGGGCGCAGGGGTCCGGTCGCGATCGGCGTCCAGGCGGCGCCGTCCCAGGCGAGGAAGCGGTAGCCTGTGGGGCCGAGCTCCAGGGCCAGGGG
This genomic interval from Inmirania thermothiophila contains the following:
- the gspN gene encoding type II secretion system protein N produces the protein MRRLLLRYLLPLAALYAVALAATLPAQVALERAAARWPVAAEAARGTVWRGEATGLEVGGIRLARLRWAPAPAALARGEAALQLAAELEGAVLDGRLGVTAAGRLRAGPVQLGAEAAALAGPLGLAALRPQGRIEADIEALELASLRPLRPRAARGRVLWRRARLAGEPLGELAADLRPTADGLEALVADRGGPLQVALAARLRADGGWTLRGRIAPRAGASPRLHRLLAGLGRPGPDGAVAVDLRGRLDGPAAARTGS
- the gspM gene encoding type II secretion system protein GspM; translation: MRSWLAERTPRERAFLALGAAAAAALVFHLAVWAPLGKARAAAAHRLALRAQTLARMEAMAAEIRALRARTPAHDGEALLPAVERSAREAGLGAHVTRLRPEGETAVEVELADAPFDALVSWLATLEARHGLVAARLGVGRGEAPGRVSARLRLERPA
- the gspL gene encoding type II secretion system protein GspL — protein: MARLTLLRPRADGRWDWWRDDGAAGEGTPAEAAAAARGTRPVLVVPGETAQVHRVALPARRAAQLRAALPYALEERLADDVERLHFAAVRRGGEVLAAVVAQRDLAALLEALQGQGLRPVRAVPEPALLPAEAGTVTALLEPARAVVRTPEGGFALEREAAAALLARLAAEGRRLRLHLAPGAPPPDPAAQAEPLAGPPLAWMAPRAGTAPDLLQGRFGAEAHLAQVLRPWRAAAALLLVALAAATALRAVELARLEAAERALAARIETVFREALPEVRRMVDPEAQMRQQLEALRRAAGRGGGLLPLLAAAAPVLARDGVTVEGLRYRDGVLELDLAAPSLEAVEALRRRLAALDGLAAEVVSASRREDRVQGRLRLRGTA
- the gspK gene encoding type II secretion system minor pseudopilin GspK: MGRERGMALVLAMLVVALAATAAAAAAWRGQVAVRRTELVVQRLQAAEYARAAVAWAGRILARDRDEGPVDHPGEDWARRLPPLAVEGGAVSGYIEDMQGRLNLNNLVDEEGRPREAEVERLRRLLRVLELDPALADAVVDWIDPDTEPHGTGGAEDETYGAMDPPYHAANGPMQGIAELALVAGFDAETRRRLAPHVTALPEPTPVNVNTATPEVLRSLADGIDADTARALVEARGAEGWDRVETFLRAPPLAGLGLRADGLAVGSAYFLVHAEARVGRTAVRQRTLLHRGDDGRVRVVAAGRGGLPWPG
- the gspJ gene encoding type II secretion system minor pseudopilin GspJ gives rise to the protein MSRGFTLLELLVALALLALMAAMAWGGLDAVTTTRAGTAEAAEALAALQRTLTLLEDDLAQAAPGVRRDAFGLELPALAGDGARLALTRVRGLTPPGGDPRPLARVTWRLEGERLVRQHRPLPDTSARPAARPLLDGVTALRWRYLDDAGAWREAWPPEDAAGRLPRAVELVLEHARHGRIRRLVALAGG
- the gspI gene encoding type II secretion system minor pseudopilin GspI — its product is MRGRGFTLVEVLVALAVLAIALGAAVRAVSAAAAAQARLETRTLAQWVAANLVAEQRALGAWPDPGRSDGTAVMGRRAWRWVLTVSRTPDPDLRRLEVAVAPEEAPAQTATRLVAFLARP
- a CDS encoding GspH/FimT family pseudopilin, with the protein product MSGRGRGFTLLELLVVLVIVGVAVSAAAWVRHDPARARLAEEARRLAALVALARDEAVLRGTPLALELGPTGYRFLAWDGAAWTPIATGPLRPRRLPRPVKAAPEDGEGLPVVLDTTGDLPPFRAVLRAGALEASVGLDEEGRLRLDAGS